A segment of the Micromonospora sediminicola genome:
GAGCGTTCCGCGCCCCCCGAGGTGGCGGGGCGGTGGGAGTTCCCCGGCGGCAAGGTCGAGCCGGGGGAGACCGAGACCGAGGCGTTGGCCCGGGAGTGCGCCGAGGAACTGGGCGTCCGGGTCGCGGTCGGCGCGCGGGTGGGACGGGACGTGCGGATGGCCCACGGTCGCTCCGTCCTGCGCGTCTACGCCGCCCGTCTGCTTCACGGCGACCAGCCGGAGGCGCTGGAGCACGCCGAGCTGCGCTGGCTCTCGGCCGCCGAGCTGGACAGCGTCGACTGGCTGCCGGCCGACGTGCCGATCGTGCCCGCGCTGCGCCCGCTGCTCGCCGCGTCCGCC
Coding sequences within it:
- a CDS encoding (deoxy)nucleoside triphosphate pyrophosphohydrolase encodes the protein MVVGAAIIVAGRVLACERSAPPEVAGRWEFPGGKVEPGETETEALARECAEELGVRVAVGARVGRDVRMAHGRSVLRVYAARLLHGDQPEALEHAELRWLSAAELDSVDWLPADVPIVPALRPLLAASA